A part of Streptomyces sp. DSM 40750 genomic DNA contains:
- a CDS encoding DUF5999 family protein, translating to MCQHQPLCPTAESADREGARLVAHHPEQGWSLLCNGVLLFEDTGELLPDGQIIAPHRPMGTVMTAA from the coding sequence ATGTGCCAGCACCAGCCACTGTGCCCGACTGCCGAATCCGCCGACCGGGAAGGCGCCCGGCTCGTGGCGCACCACCCGGAGCAGGGATGGAGCCTGCTCTGCAACGGCGTTCTGCTCTTCGAGGACACCGGTGAGCTCCTGCCGGACGGCCAGATCATCGCCCCGCACCGCCCGATGGGCACGGTGATGACAGCCGCCTGA
- a CDS encoding CPBP family intramembrane glutamic endopeptidase: MQGQAESVGDAVPRERPSRRILRDETLLVLGLSLGASGVSALISFVGSVTKPGGLKDQAATMNASAAPGRPWLDLAWQLFGITTALVPVALVAHFLLREGAGLRTLGFDRTKPWPDLGRGAAIAAVIGSTGIAFYLAARGLGFNLTVVPEALPEVWWKYPVLILSAIQNAVLEEVIVVAYLLRRLQQLGWSPGSALAASSVLRGSYHLYQGIGGFIGNMVMGVVFVYLYRRWGRVGPLVVAHSLLDIGAFVGYALLAGKVGWLPTP; the protein is encoded by the coding sequence GTGCAGGGGCAGGCGGAGTCGGTGGGGGATGCGGTGCCGCGGGAGCGGCCGAGCCGGCGGATTCTGAGGGACGAGACACTGCTCGTGCTCGGGCTCTCGCTCGGCGCGAGTGGGGTGTCCGCGCTGATCAGCTTCGTCGGATCGGTCACCAAGCCGGGCGGGCTGAAGGACCAGGCGGCCACCATGAACGCCTCGGCCGCGCCGGGCCGGCCCTGGCTCGACCTCGCGTGGCAGCTCTTCGGGATCACGACCGCCCTGGTGCCCGTCGCGCTGGTCGCGCACTTCCTGCTGCGTGAGGGCGCGGGGCTGCGCACGCTCGGGTTCGACCGTACGAAGCCATGGCCCGACCTCGGCCGGGGCGCGGCGATCGCCGCGGTGATCGGCAGCACCGGCATCGCCTTCTACCTGGCGGCCCGCGGCCTCGGCTTCAACCTCACGGTGGTGCCGGAGGCGCTGCCCGAGGTGTGGTGGAAGTACCCCGTGCTGATCCTCTCCGCGATCCAGAACGCGGTCCTCGAAGAGGTCATCGTGGTCGCGTATCTGTTGCGCCGGCTCCAGCAACTGGGCTGGTCACCGGGGAGCGCGCTCGCCGCCAGCTCGGTGCTGCGCGGCTCGTACCACCTCTACCAGGGCATCGGCGGTTTCATCGGCAACATGGTGATGGGCGTCGTGTTCGTCTATCTGTACCGGCGGTGGGGGCGAGTGGGCCCGCTCGTGGTGGCCCACTCGCTGCTCGACATCGGGGCGTTCGTGGGGTACGCGCTGCTGGCGGGGAAGGTGGGCTGGCTGCCCACGCCGTGA
- a CDS encoding glutamate--cysteine ligase, with protein MGEKVVAGPFGLSDRQQYRDKLRQCLAGLARLLEEKRFDRPKNLMGVEIELNLVDGDGLPRMMNAQVLERIASRDFQTELAMFNLEVNIAPHRLGGRVFDQLSEELRTSLAYADRKAVEVGSGIVMIGILPTLGRDDLVSSNLSAGDRYTLLNDQIVAARGEDFTLDIDGVERLVCTSKSIAPEAACTSVQLHLQVTPGRFADVWNAAQAVAAAQVAIGANSPFLFGHELWRESRPPLFQQSTDTRPPELQAQGVRPRTWFGERWISSAYDLFEENLRFFPALLPMCDDEDPIGVLDAGGIPSLAELTLHNGTIYRWNRPVYGIADGVPHLRVENRVLPAGPTITDVIANAAFYYGVVRALAEESRPVWTRLPFEAAAANFDEACRHGIDARLQWPRGRYGGMGPVDAVNLVRDELLPLAEAGLDAWGVEPVDRDFYLGVIEERCRRRVNGASWQVETFHQALAKGIDRKGALAATTRRYCELMHSGEPVHSWPVGLPEPVPLG; from the coding sequence ATGGGAGAGAAGGTCGTGGCGGGGCCGTTCGGCCTCTCCGATCGCCAGCAGTACCGCGACAAGCTGCGGCAGTGCCTGGCGGGGCTGGCGCGGCTGCTGGAGGAGAAGAGGTTCGACCGCCCCAAGAACCTGATGGGTGTGGAGATCGAGTTGAACCTCGTCGATGGCGACGGTCTGCCGAGAATGATGAATGCGCAAGTACTTGAGCGGATTGCGAGCCGAGATTTCCAAACAGAACTCGCCATGTTCAATCTGGAAGTCAACATAGCTCCACATCGGTTGGGCGGTCGGGTATTCGACCAGCTTTCCGAGGAGCTGCGTACCTCCCTCGCGTATGCCGACCGGAAAGCGGTCGAGGTGGGCTCGGGAATCGTGATGATCGGCATTCTGCCCACGCTCGGTCGTGATGACCTGGTCTCCTCGAACCTCTCCGCGGGCGACCGCTACACCCTCCTGAACGATCAGATCGTGGCCGCCCGCGGCGAGGACTTCACCCTCGACATCGACGGGGTGGAGCGGCTCGTCTGCACCTCCAAGTCGATCGCGCCCGAAGCCGCCTGCACCTCCGTGCAGTTGCACCTCCAGGTCACACCGGGCCGGTTCGCCGATGTGTGGAACGCGGCCCAGGCGGTGGCCGCGGCGCAGGTCGCCATCGGCGCCAACTCGCCGTTCCTGTTCGGGCACGAGCTGTGGCGCGAGTCGCGGCCGCCCCTGTTCCAGCAGTCCACGGACACCCGGCCGCCCGAGCTCCAGGCCCAGGGGGTGCGGCCGCGCACCTGGTTCGGGGAGCGGTGGATCTCCTCGGCGTACGACCTCTTCGAGGAGAACCTGCGCTTCTTCCCGGCGCTGCTGCCCATGTGCGACGACGAGGACCCGATCGGCGTCCTCGACGCGGGCGGCATTCCCTCACTCGCCGAACTCACCCTGCACAACGGCACGATCTACCGCTGGAATCGGCCCGTCTACGGCATCGCCGACGGGGTCCCGCATCTGCGCGTCGAGAACCGGGTCCTGCCCGCCGGGCCGACCATCACGGACGTGATCGCCAACGCGGCCTTCTACTACGGGGTCGTACGCGCCCTCGCCGAGGAATCGCGGCCCGTGTGGACGCGGCTGCCGTTCGAGGCCGCCGCCGCCAACTTCGACGAGGCGTGCCGGCACGGCATCGACGCGCGGTTGCAGTGGCCACGTGGGCGGTACGGCGGGATGGGACCGGTGGACGCGGTGAACCTCGTACGGGACGAGCTGTTGCCGCTCGCGGAGGCGGGGCTGGACGCGTGGGGCGTCGAGCCGGTCGACCGGGACTTCTACCTCGGGGTGATCGAGGAGCGCTGCCGGCGCCGGGTCAACGGGGCGTCGTGGCAGGTGGAAACGTTCCACCAGGCTCTGGCCAAGGGCATCGACCGGAAGGGGGCGCTCGCCGCCACGACGCGGCGGTACTGCGAGTTGATGCACTCCGGGGAGCCGGTCCACAGCTGGCCGGTCGGACTGCCGGAGCCGGTGCCGCTGGGCTGA
- a CDS encoding PhzF family phenazine biosynthesis protein — translation MRIRIVDAFTDRPFSGNPAGVLLLEAFPDDAWLQNVAQEVNHAETAFAHPLPEGGEADWALRWFTPVAEVAMCGHATLATAHVLTSTGDHEGAVRFATRSGALIATPRPDGSLTLDFPTAPLTPVPVPDGVAEALGAEPLSAFDTGPHVGDLLVELADEKTVLGLAPDLRALGRYSERGLIATARAADPAAGHDYVSRCFYPNVGIDEDPVTGSAHTALAPFWSERLGSPDLTGLQASRRSGLVRTELRGDRTLLTGRAVTVIDGELLA, via the coding sequence ATGCGCATCCGTATCGTCGACGCCTTCACCGACCGCCCCTTCTCCGGCAACCCGGCCGGAGTCCTCCTCCTCGAGGCCTTCCCGGACGACGCCTGGCTGCAGAACGTGGCCCAGGAGGTCAACCACGCCGAGACCGCGTTCGCCCATCCCCTCCCCGAGGGCGGCGAGGCCGACTGGGCACTGCGCTGGTTCACGCCGGTCGCCGAGGTCGCGATGTGCGGCCACGCCACGCTGGCCACCGCACACGTGCTGACCAGCACCGGCGACCACGAGGGCGCGGTGCGGTTCGCCACGCGCAGCGGTGCCCTCATCGCCACGCCCCGGCCGGACGGCTCCCTCACCCTCGACTTCCCGACCGCGCCCCTCACCCCGGTCCCGGTCCCGGACGGCGTCGCCGAGGCCCTGGGCGCCGAGCCGCTCAGCGCCTTCGACACCGGCCCCCACGTGGGTGACCTGCTGGTCGAGCTCGCCGACGAGAAGACGGTCCTGGGCCTCGCCCCGGACCTGCGGGCCCTCGGCCGCTACTCCGAGCGCGGCCTCATCGCCACCGCCCGCGCCGCGGACCCCGCCGCCGGCCACGACTACGTCTCGCGCTGCTTCTACCCGAACGTCGGCATCGACGAAGACCCGGTCACAGGCAGCGCCCACACCGCCCTCGCCCCCTTCTGGTCCGAACGCCTGGGCAGCCCGGACCTCACCGGCCTCCAGGCCTCCCGGCGCTCGGGCCTCGTCCGCACCGAACTCCGTGGCGACCGCACCCTGCTCACCGGCCGGGCGGTCACGGTCATCGACGGAGAACTCCTCGCCTGA